In Passer domesticus isolate bPasDom1 chromosome 12, bPasDom1.hap1, whole genome shotgun sequence, the following proteins share a genomic window:
- the MTSS2 gene encoding protein MTSS 2 isoform X1, translating to METAEKECGALGGLFQAIINDMKSSYPIWEDFNSKATKLHSQLRTTVLAAVAFLDAFQKVADMATNTRGATRDIGSALTRMCMRHRSIEAKLRQFTNALMESLINPLQDRIEDWKKTANQLDKDHAKEYKRARHEIKKKSSDTLKLQKKARKELLGKGDLQPQLDNALQDVNDMYLLLEETEKQAVRKALIEERGRFCTFITFLQPVVNGELTMLGEITHLQGIIEDLVVLTAEPHKLPPASEQVIKDLKGSDYSWSYQTPPSSPSSSSSRKSSMCSSVSSAKGGMAWPGGAQTCSPSSTYRYRSLAQPPAAATRLSSVSSHDSGFISQDAAYSKPPSPMPSDITSQKSSSSASSEASETCQSVSECSSPTSDWSKASPYDQPVVPTLQRRKDRVEHLREAEMGSPAGGYPGIGAEDAPRPRMSPATIAAKHGEEVSPAASDLAMVLTRGLSLEHQKSSRDSLQYSSGYSTQTTTPSCSEDTIPSQGSDYDCYSVNGDVECDPQSDFDKSSTIPRNSNIAQNYRRMIQTKRPASTAGLPSGSNLPAGTTPGVATIRRTPSTKPSVRRTLSNAGPIPIRPPIVPVKTPTVPDSPGYAGPTRVGSEECVFYADDASPNPLDFAKASPKRLSLPNTAWGGGAMEISVYPGAGQHLSAEEEEDQQLAANRHSLVEKIGELVAGAHALGEGQFPFPTALVGSGPSEETPAPPPAASMDPPAEDMLVAIRRGVRLRRTVTNDRSAPRIS from the exons GTGCCACGAGGGACATCGGCTCGGCGCTGACCCGGATGTGCATGCGGCACCGCAGCATCGAGGCCAAGCTCCGGCAGTTCACCAA TGCCCTCATGGAGAGCCTGATAAACCCTTTGCAGGACAGGATTGAGGACTGGAAGAAAACTGCCAATCAGCTGGACAAGGACCATGCGAAAG AGTACAAGCGAGCACGCCATGAGATCAAGAAAAAGTCCTCTGACACCCTCAAGCTCCAGAAAAAGGCTCGCAAAG AGCTACTTG GGAAGGGGgacctgcagccccagctggacAACGCGCTGCAGGATGTCAATGACATGtacctgctgctggaggagacgGAGAAGCAGGCGGTCCGCAAAGCCCTCATCGAGGAGCGGGGCCGCTTCTGCACCTTCATCACCTTCCTGCAGCCCGTGGTG AACGGGGAGCTCACCATGCTGGGAGAGATCACCCACCTGCAGGGCATCATCGAGGACCTGGTGGTGCTCACTGCTGAGCCCCACAAGTTGCCCCCCGCCAGTGAGCAG GTGATCAAGGACCTGAAGGGCTCTGACTACAGCTGGTCCTACCAGACGCCCCCATcctcacccagcagctccagctcccgcAAGTCCAGCATGTGCAG CAGCGTTAGCAGTGCCAAGGGTGGCATGGCGTGGCCCGGCGGGGCTCAGACCTGCTCACCCAGTTCCACCTATCGCTACCGCAGCCTGGCGcagccccccgccgccgccacccGCCTCTCCAGCGTCTCCTCCCACGACTCCGGCTTCATCTCCCAGGACGCCGCTTATTCCAAACCGCCTTCCCCCATGCCCTCGGACATCACCAGCCAG AAGTCCTCCAGCTCGGCGTCCTCAGAGGCATCCGAAACCTGCCAGTCAGTTAGCGAGTGCAGCTCCCCCACCTCG GACTGGTCCAAGGCCAGCCCCTATGACCAGCCGGTGGTCCCTACCCTGCAGCGGCGCAAGGACCGCGTGGAGCACCTGCGGGAAGCCGAGATGGGCTCTCCTGCTGGGGGGTACCCGGGCATCGGAGCCGAGGACGCTCCCAGGCCCCGGATGTCGCCGGCTACAATCGCTGCCAAG CATGGTGAGGAGGTGTCCCCTGCCGCCAGCGACCTGGCCATGGTCTTGACCCGTGGGCTGAGCTTGGAGCACCAGAAGAGCAGCCGGGACTCGCTGCAGTACTCCAGTGGCTACAGCACGCAGACCACCACCCCCTCCTGCTCTGAGGACACCATCCCTTCCCAAG gctcCGACTACGACTGCTACTCGGTGAACGGCGACGTGGAGTGCGACCCCCAGAGTGACTTCGACAAGTCCTCCACCATCCCACGCAACAGCAACATCGCCCAGAACTACCGGCGGATGATCCAGACCAAGCGTCCCGCCTCCACGGCCGGGCTGCCCAGCGGCTCCAACCTGCCGGCCGGCACCACCCCGGGGGTGGCCACCATCCGCCGCACGCCCTCCACCAAGCCTTCGGTCCGCCGCACGCTCTCCAACGCCGGCCCCATCCCCATCCGGCCCCCCATCGTCCCCGTGAAGACCCCCACGGTGCCCGACTCCCCTGGCTATGCCGGCCCTACGCGGGTGGGCAGCGAAGAGTGCGTCTTCTACGCTGACGATGCCTCTCCGAACCCCCTGGATTTTGCCAAAGCTTCGCCCAAGCGGCTGAGCCTTCCCAACACCGCCTGGGGTGGCGGTGCCATGGAGATCTCTGTCTACCCCGGCGCCGGCCAGCACCTCTCcgctgaggaagaggaggaccAACAGCTGGCTGCCAACCGGCACAGTTTGGTGGAGAAGATCGGGGAGCTGGTGGCCGGCGCCCACGCCCTGGGGGAAGGCCAGTTCCCCTTCCCCACCGCCCTCGTGGGGTCCGGCCCCAGCGAGGAGacccccgcgccgccgcccgcggccTCCATGGACCCCCCGGCCGAAGACATGCTGGTGGCCATCCGGCGCGGGGTGCGGCTGCGCAGGACCGTCACCAACGACAGGTCGGCCCCGCGGATATCGTGA
- the MTSS2 gene encoding protein MTSS 2 isoform X3 yields the protein METAEKECGALGGLFQAIINDMKSSYPIWEDFNSKATKLHSQLRTTVLAAVAFLDAFQKVADMATNTRGATRDIGSALTRMCMRHRSIEAKLRQFTNALMESLINPLQDRIEDWKKTANQLDKDHAKEYKRARHEIKKKSSDTLKLQKKARKGKGDLQPQLDNALQDVNDMYLLLEETEKQAVRKALIEERGRFCTFITFLQPVVNGELTMLGEITHLQGIIEDLVVLTAEPHKLPPASEQVIKDLKGSDYSWSYQTPPSSPSSSSSRKSSMCSSVSSAKGGMAWPGGAQTCSPSSTYRYRSLAQPPAAATRLSSVSSHDSGFISQDAAYSKPPSPMPSDITSQKSSSSASSEASETCQSVSECSSPTSDWSKASPYDQPVVPTLQRRKDRVEHLREAEMGSPAGGYPGIGAEDAPRPRMSPATIAAKQHGEEVSPAASDLAMVLTRGLSLEHQKSSRDSLQYSSGYSTQTTTPSCSEDTIPSQGSDYDCYSVNGDVECDPQSDFDKSSTIPRNSNIAQNYRRMIQTKRPASTAGLPSGSNLPAGTTPGVATIRRTPSTKPSVRRTLSNAGPIPIRPPIVPVKTPTVPDSPGYAGPTRVGSEECVFYADDASPNPLDFAKASPKRLSLPNTAWGGGAMEISVYPGAGQHLSAEEEEDQQLAANRHSLVEKIGELVAGAHALGEGQFPFPTALVGSGPSEETPAPPPAASMDPPAEDMLVAIRRGVRLRRTVTNDRSAPRIS from the exons GTGCCACGAGGGACATCGGCTCGGCGCTGACCCGGATGTGCATGCGGCACCGCAGCATCGAGGCCAAGCTCCGGCAGTTCACCAA TGCCCTCATGGAGAGCCTGATAAACCCTTTGCAGGACAGGATTGAGGACTGGAAGAAAACTGCCAATCAGCTGGACAAGGACCATGCGAAAG AGTACAAGCGAGCACGCCATGAGATCAAGAAAAAGTCCTCTGACACCCTCAAGCTCCAGAAAAAGGCTCGCAAAG GGAAGGGGgacctgcagccccagctggacAACGCGCTGCAGGATGTCAATGACATGtacctgctgctggaggagacgGAGAAGCAGGCGGTCCGCAAAGCCCTCATCGAGGAGCGGGGCCGCTTCTGCACCTTCATCACCTTCCTGCAGCCCGTGGTG AACGGGGAGCTCACCATGCTGGGAGAGATCACCCACCTGCAGGGCATCATCGAGGACCTGGTGGTGCTCACTGCTGAGCCCCACAAGTTGCCCCCCGCCAGTGAGCAG GTGATCAAGGACCTGAAGGGCTCTGACTACAGCTGGTCCTACCAGACGCCCCCATcctcacccagcagctccagctcccgcAAGTCCAGCATGTGCAG CAGCGTTAGCAGTGCCAAGGGTGGCATGGCGTGGCCCGGCGGGGCTCAGACCTGCTCACCCAGTTCCACCTATCGCTACCGCAGCCTGGCGcagccccccgccgccgccacccGCCTCTCCAGCGTCTCCTCCCACGACTCCGGCTTCATCTCCCAGGACGCCGCTTATTCCAAACCGCCTTCCCCCATGCCCTCGGACATCACCAGCCAG AAGTCCTCCAGCTCGGCGTCCTCAGAGGCATCCGAAACCTGCCAGTCAGTTAGCGAGTGCAGCTCCCCCACCTCG GACTGGTCCAAGGCCAGCCCCTATGACCAGCCGGTGGTCCCTACCCTGCAGCGGCGCAAGGACCGCGTGGAGCACCTGCGGGAAGCCGAGATGGGCTCTCCTGCTGGGGGGTACCCGGGCATCGGAGCCGAGGACGCTCCCAGGCCCCGGATGTCGCCGGCTACAATCGCTGCCAAG CAGCATGGTGAGGAGGTGTCCCCTGCCGCCAGCGACCTGGCCATGGTCTTGACCCGTGGGCTGAGCTTGGAGCACCAGAAGAGCAGCCGGGACTCGCTGCAGTACTCCAGTGGCTACAGCACGCAGACCACCACCCCCTCCTGCTCTGAGGACACCATCCCTTCCCAAG gctcCGACTACGACTGCTACTCGGTGAACGGCGACGTGGAGTGCGACCCCCAGAGTGACTTCGACAAGTCCTCCACCATCCCACGCAACAGCAACATCGCCCAGAACTACCGGCGGATGATCCAGACCAAGCGTCCCGCCTCCACGGCCGGGCTGCCCAGCGGCTCCAACCTGCCGGCCGGCACCACCCCGGGGGTGGCCACCATCCGCCGCACGCCCTCCACCAAGCCTTCGGTCCGCCGCACGCTCTCCAACGCCGGCCCCATCCCCATCCGGCCCCCCATCGTCCCCGTGAAGACCCCCACGGTGCCCGACTCCCCTGGCTATGCCGGCCCTACGCGGGTGGGCAGCGAAGAGTGCGTCTTCTACGCTGACGATGCCTCTCCGAACCCCCTGGATTTTGCCAAAGCTTCGCCCAAGCGGCTGAGCCTTCCCAACACCGCCTGGGGTGGCGGTGCCATGGAGATCTCTGTCTACCCCGGCGCCGGCCAGCACCTCTCcgctgaggaagaggaggaccAACAGCTGGCTGCCAACCGGCACAGTTTGGTGGAGAAGATCGGGGAGCTGGTGGCCGGCGCCCACGCCCTGGGGGAAGGCCAGTTCCCCTTCCCCACCGCCCTCGTGGGGTCCGGCCCCAGCGAGGAGacccccgcgccgccgcccgcggccTCCATGGACCCCCCGGCCGAAGACATGCTGGTGGCCATCCGGCGCGGGGTGCGGCTGCGCAGGACCGTCACCAACGACAGGTCGGCCCCGCGGATATCGTGA
- the MTSS2 gene encoding protein MTSS 2 isoform X8, with protein sequence METAEKECGALGGLFQAIINDMKSSYPIWEDFNSKATKLHSQLRTTVLAAVAFLDAFQKVADMATNTRGATRDIGSALTRMCMRHRSIEAKLRQFTNALMESLINPLQDRIEDWKKTANQLDKDHAKEYKRARHEIKKKSSDTLKLQKKARKELLGKGDLQPQLDNALQDVNDMYLLLEETEKQAVRKALIEERGRFCTFITFLQPVVNGELTMLGEITHLQGIIEDLVVLTAEPHKLPPASEQVIKDLKGSDYSWSYQTPPSSPSSSSSRKSSMCSSVSSAKGGMAWPGGAQTCSPSSTYRYRSLAQPPAAATRLSSVSSHDSGFISQDAAYSKPPSPMPSDITSQKSSSSASSEASETCQSVSECSSPTSDWSKASPYDQPVVPTLQRRKDRVEHLREAEMGSPAGGYPGIGAEDAPRPRMSPATIAAKQHGEEVSPAASDLAMVLTRGLSLEHQKSSRDSLQYSSGYSTQTTTPSCSEDTIPSQGSDYDCYSVNGDVECDPQSDFDKSSTIPRNSNIAQNYRRMIQTKRPASTAGLPSGSNLPAGTTPGVATIRRTPSTKPSVRRTLSNAGPIPIRPPIVPVKTPTVPDSPGYAGPTRVGSEECVFYADDASPNPLDFAKASPKRLSLPNTAWGGGAMEISVYPGAGQHLSAEEEEDQQLAANRHSLVEKIGELVAGAHALGEGQFPFPTALVGSGPSEETPAPPPAASMDPPAEDMLVAIRRGVRLRRTVTNDRSAPRIS encoded by the exons GTGCCACGAGGGACATCGGCTCGGCGCTGACCCGGATGTGCATGCGGCACCGCAGCATCGAGGCCAAGCTCCGGCAGTTCACCAA TGCCCTCATGGAGAGCCTGATAAACCCTTTGCAGGACAGGATTGAGGACTGGAAGAAAACTGCCAATCAGCTGGACAAGGACCATGCGAAAG AGTACAAGCGAGCACGCCATGAGATCAAGAAAAAGTCCTCTGACACCCTCAAGCTCCAGAAAAAGGCTCGCAAAG AGCTACTTG GGAAGGGGgacctgcagccccagctggacAACGCGCTGCAGGATGTCAATGACATGtacctgctgctggaggagacgGAGAAGCAGGCGGTCCGCAAAGCCCTCATCGAGGAGCGGGGCCGCTTCTGCACCTTCATCACCTTCCTGCAGCCCGTGGTG AACGGGGAGCTCACCATGCTGGGAGAGATCACCCACCTGCAGGGCATCATCGAGGACCTGGTGGTGCTCACTGCTGAGCCCCACAAGTTGCCCCCCGCCAGTGAGCAG GTGATCAAGGACCTGAAGGGCTCTGACTACAGCTGGTCCTACCAGACGCCCCCATcctcacccagcagctccagctcccgcAAGTCCAGCATGTGCAG CAGCGTTAGCAGTGCCAAGGGTGGCATGGCGTGGCCCGGCGGGGCTCAGACCTGCTCACCCAGTTCCACCTATCGCTACCGCAGCCTGGCGcagccccccgccgccgccacccGCCTCTCCAGCGTCTCCTCCCACGACTCCGGCTTCATCTCCCAGGACGCCGCTTATTCCAAACCGCCTTCCCCCATGCCCTCGGACATCACCAGCCAG AAGTCCTCCAGCTCGGCGTCCTCAGAGGCATCCGAAACCTGCCAGTCAGTTAGCGAGTGCAGCTCCCCCACCTCG GACTGGTCCAAGGCCAGCCCCTATGACCAGCCGGTGGTCCCTACCCTGCAGCGGCGCAAGGACCGCGTGGAGCACCTGCGGGAAGCCGAGATGGGCTCTCCTGCTGGGGGGTACCCGGGCATCGGAGCCGAGGACGCTCCCAGGCCCCGGATGTCGCCGGCTACAATCGCTGCCAAG CAGCATGGTGAGGAGGTGTCCCCTGCCGCCAGCGACCTGGCCATGGTCTTGACCCGTGGGCTGAGCTTGGAGCACCAGAAGAGCAGCCGGGACTCGCTGCAGTACTCCAGTGGCTACAGCACGCAGACCACCACCCCCTCCTGCTCTGAGGACACCATCCCTTCCCAAG gctcCGACTACGACTGCTACTCGGTGAACGGCGACGTGGAGTGCGACCCCCAGAGTGACTTCGACAAGTCCTCCACCATCCCACGCAACAGCAACATCGCCCAGAACTACCGGCGGATGATCCAGACCAAGCGTCCCGCCTCCACGGCCGGGCTGCCCAGCGGCTCCAACCTGCCGGCCGGCACCACCCCGGGGGTGGCCACCATCCGCCGCACGCCCTCCACCAAGCCTTCGGTCCGCCGCACGCTCTCCAACGCCGGCCCCATCCCCATCCGGCCCCCCATCGTCCCCGTGAAGACCCCCACGGTGCCCGACTCCCCTGGCTATGCCGGCCCTACGCGGGTGGGCAGCGAAGAGTGCGTCTTCTACGCTGACGATGCCTCTCCGAACCCCCTGGATTTTGCCAAAGCTTCGCCCAAGCGGCTGAGCCTTCCCAACACCGCCTGGGGTGGCGGTGCCATGGAGATCTCTGTCTACCCCGGCGCCGGCCAGCACCTCTCcgctgaggaagaggaggaccAACAGCTGGCTGCCAACCGGCACAGTTTGGTGGAGAAGATCGGGGAGCTGGTGGCCGGCGCCCACGCCCTGGGGGAAGGCCAGTTCCCCTTCCCCACCGCCCTCGTGGGGTCCGGCCCCAGCGAGGAGacccccgcgccgccgcccgcggccTCCATGGACCCCCCGGCCGAAGACATGCTGGTGGCCATCCGGCGCGGGGTGCGGCTGCGCAGGACCGTCACCAACGACAGGTCGGCCCCGCGGATATCGTGA
- the MTSS2 gene encoding protein MTSS 2 isoform X9: protein METAEKECGALGGLFQAIINDMKSSYPIWEDFNSKATKLHSQLRTTVLAAVAFLDAFQKVADMATNTRGATRDIGSALTRMCMRHRSIEAKLRQFTNALMESLINPLQDRIEDWKKTANQLDKDHAKEYKRARHEIKKKSSDTLKLQKKARKGKGDLQPQLDNALQDVNDMYLLLEETEKQAVRKALIEERGRFCTFITFLQPVVNGELTMLGEITHLQGIIEDLVVLTAEPHKLPPASEQVIKDLKGSDYSWSYQTPPSSPSSSSSRKSSMCSSVSSAKGGMAWPGGAQTCSPSSTYRYRSLAQPPAAATRLSSVSSHDSGFISQDAAYSKPPSPMPSDITSQKSSSSASSEASETCQSVSECSSPTSDWSKASPYDQPVVPTLQRRKDRVEHLREAEMGSPAGGYPGIGAEDAPRPRMSPATIAAKHGEEVSPAASDLAMVLTRGLSLEHQKSSRDSLQYSSGYSTQTTTPSCSEDTIPSQGSDYDCYSVNGDVECDPQSDFDKSSTIPRNSNIAQNYRRMIQTKRPASTAGLPSGSNLPAGTTPGVATIRRTPSTKPSVRRTLSNAGPIPIRPPIVPVKTPTVPDSPGYAGPTRVGSEECVFYADDASPNPLDFAKASPKRLSLPNTAWGGGAMEISVYPGAGQHLSAEEEEDQQLAANRHSLVEKIGELVAGAHALGEGQFPFPTALVGSGPSEETPAPPPAASMDPPAEDMLVAIRRGVRLRRTVTNDRSAPRIS from the exons GTGCCACGAGGGACATCGGCTCGGCGCTGACCCGGATGTGCATGCGGCACCGCAGCATCGAGGCCAAGCTCCGGCAGTTCACCAA TGCCCTCATGGAGAGCCTGATAAACCCTTTGCAGGACAGGATTGAGGACTGGAAGAAAACTGCCAATCAGCTGGACAAGGACCATGCGAAAG AGTACAAGCGAGCACGCCATGAGATCAAGAAAAAGTCCTCTGACACCCTCAAGCTCCAGAAAAAGGCTCGCAAAG GGAAGGGGgacctgcagccccagctggacAACGCGCTGCAGGATGTCAATGACATGtacctgctgctggaggagacgGAGAAGCAGGCGGTCCGCAAAGCCCTCATCGAGGAGCGGGGCCGCTTCTGCACCTTCATCACCTTCCTGCAGCCCGTGGTG AACGGGGAGCTCACCATGCTGGGAGAGATCACCCACCTGCAGGGCATCATCGAGGACCTGGTGGTGCTCACTGCTGAGCCCCACAAGTTGCCCCCCGCCAGTGAGCAG GTGATCAAGGACCTGAAGGGCTCTGACTACAGCTGGTCCTACCAGACGCCCCCATcctcacccagcagctccagctcccgcAAGTCCAGCATGTGCAG CAGCGTTAGCAGTGCCAAGGGTGGCATGGCGTGGCCCGGCGGGGCTCAGACCTGCTCACCCAGTTCCACCTATCGCTACCGCAGCCTGGCGcagccccccgccgccgccacccGCCTCTCCAGCGTCTCCTCCCACGACTCCGGCTTCATCTCCCAGGACGCCGCTTATTCCAAACCGCCTTCCCCCATGCCCTCGGACATCACCAGCCAG AAGTCCTCCAGCTCGGCGTCCTCAGAGGCATCCGAAACCTGCCAGTCAGTTAGCGAGTGCAGCTCCCCCACCTCG GACTGGTCCAAGGCCAGCCCCTATGACCAGCCGGTGGTCCCTACCCTGCAGCGGCGCAAGGACCGCGTGGAGCACCTGCGGGAAGCCGAGATGGGCTCTCCTGCTGGGGGGTACCCGGGCATCGGAGCCGAGGACGCTCCCAGGCCCCGGATGTCGCCGGCTACAATCGCTGCCAAG CATGGTGAGGAGGTGTCCCCTGCCGCCAGCGACCTGGCCATGGTCTTGACCCGTGGGCTGAGCTTGGAGCACCAGAAGAGCAGCCGGGACTCGCTGCAGTACTCCAGTGGCTACAGCACGCAGACCACCACCCCCTCCTGCTCTGAGGACACCATCCCTTCCCAAG gctcCGACTACGACTGCTACTCGGTGAACGGCGACGTGGAGTGCGACCCCCAGAGTGACTTCGACAAGTCCTCCACCATCCCACGCAACAGCAACATCGCCCAGAACTACCGGCGGATGATCCAGACCAAGCGTCCCGCCTCCACGGCCGGGCTGCCCAGCGGCTCCAACCTGCCGGCCGGCACCACCCCGGGGGTGGCCACCATCCGCCGCACGCCCTCCACCAAGCCTTCGGTCCGCCGCACGCTCTCCAACGCCGGCCCCATCCCCATCCGGCCCCCCATCGTCCCCGTGAAGACCCCCACGGTGCCCGACTCCCCTGGCTATGCCGGCCCTACGCGGGTGGGCAGCGAAGAGTGCGTCTTCTACGCTGACGATGCCTCTCCGAACCCCCTGGATTTTGCCAAAGCTTCGCCCAAGCGGCTGAGCCTTCCCAACACCGCCTGGGGTGGCGGTGCCATGGAGATCTCTGTCTACCCCGGCGCCGGCCAGCACCTCTCcgctgaggaagaggaggaccAACAGCTGGCTGCCAACCGGCACAGTTTGGTGGAGAAGATCGGGGAGCTGGTGGCCGGCGCCCACGCCCTGGGGGAAGGCCAGTTCCCCTTCCCCACCGCCCTCGTGGGGTCCGGCCCCAGCGAGGAGacccccgcgccgccgcccgcggccTCCATGGACCCCCCGGCCGAAGACATGCTGGTGGCCATCCGGCGCGGGGTGCGGCTGCGCAGGACCGTCACCAACGACAGGTCGGCCCCGCGGATATCGTGA
- the MTSS2 gene encoding protein MTSS 2 isoform X7 has product METAEKECGALGGLFQAIINDMKSSYPIWEDFNSKATKLHSQLRTTVLAAVAFLDAFQKVADMATNTRGATRDIGSALTRMCMRHRSIEAKLRQFTNALMESLINPLQDRIEDWKKTANQLDKDHAKEYKRARHEIKKKSSDTLKLQKKARKGKGDLQPQLDNALQDVNDMYLLLEETEKQAVRKALIEERGRFCTFITFLQPVVNGELTMLGEITHLQGIIEDLVVLTAEPHKLPPASEQVIKDLKGSDYSWSYQTPPSSPSSSSSRKSSMCSLAQPPAAATRLSSVSSHDSGFISQDAAYSKPPSPMPSDITSQKSSSSASSEASETCQSVSECSSPTSDWSKASPYDQPVVPTLQRRKDRVEHLREAEMGSPAGGYPGIGAEDAPRPRMSPATIAAKHGEEVSPAASDLAMVLTRGLSLEHQKSSRDSLQYSSGYSTQTTTPSCSEDTIPSQGSDYDCYSVNGDVECDPQSDFDKSSTIPRNSNIAQNYRRMIQTKRPASTAGLPSGSNLPAGTTPGVATIRRTPSTKPSVRRTLSNAGPIPIRPPIVPVKTPTVPDSPGYAGPTRVGSEECVFYADDASPNPLDFAKASPKRLSLPNTAWGGGAMEISVYPGAGQHLSAEEEEDQQLAANRHSLVEKIGELVAGAHALGEGQFPFPTALVGSGPSEETPAPPPAASMDPPAEDMLVAIRRGVRLRRTVTNDRSAPRIS; this is encoded by the exons GTGCCACGAGGGACATCGGCTCGGCGCTGACCCGGATGTGCATGCGGCACCGCAGCATCGAGGCCAAGCTCCGGCAGTTCACCAA TGCCCTCATGGAGAGCCTGATAAACCCTTTGCAGGACAGGATTGAGGACTGGAAGAAAACTGCCAATCAGCTGGACAAGGACCATGCGAAAG AGTACAAGCGAGCACGCCATGAGATCAAGAAAAAGTCCTCTGACACCCTCAAGCTCCAGAAAAAGGCTCGCAAAG GGAAGGGGgacctgcagccccagctggacAACGCGCTGCAGGATGTCAATGACATGtacctgctgctggaggagacgGAGAAGCAGGCGGTCCGCAAAGCCCTCATCGAGGAGCGGGGCCGCTTCTGCACCTTCATCACCTTCCTGCAGCCCGTGGTG AACGGGGAGCTCACCATGCTGGGAGAGATCACCCACCTGCAGGGCATCATCGAGGACCTGGTGGTGCTCACTGCTGAGCCCCACAAGTTGCCCCCCGCCAGTGAGCAG GTGATCAAGGACCTGAAGGGCTCTGACTACAGCTGGTCCTACCAGACGCCCCCATcctcacccagcagctccagctcccgcAAGTCCAGCATGTGCAG CCTGGCGcagccccccgccgccgccacccGCCTCTCCAGCGTCTCCTCCCACGACTCCGGCTTCATCTCCCAGGACGCCGCTTATTCCAAACCGCCTTCCCCCATGCCCTCGGACATCACCAGCCAG AAGTCCTCCAGCTCGGCGTCCTCAGAGGCATCCGAAACCTGCCAGTCAGTTAGCGAGTGCAGCTCCCCCACCTCG GACTGGTCCAAGGCCAGCCCCTATGACCAGCCGGTGGTCCCTACCCTGCAGCGGCGCAAGGACCGCGTGGAGCACCTGCGGGAAGCCGAGATGGGCTCTCCTGCTGGGGGGTACCCGGGCATCGGAGCCGAGGACGCTCCCAGGCCCCGGATGTCGCCGGCTACAATCGCTGCCAAG CATGGTGAGGAGGTGTCCCCTGCCGCCAGCGACCTGGCCATGGTCTTGACCCGTGGGCTGAGCTTGGAGCACCAGAAGAGCAGCCGGGACTCGCTGCAGTACTCCAGTGGCTACAGCACGCAGACCACCACCCCCTCCTGCTCTGAGGACACCATCCCTTCCCAAG gctcCGACTACGACTGCTACTCGGTGAACGGCGACGTGGAGTGCGACCCCCAGAGTGACTTCGACAAGTCCTCCACCATCCCACGCAACAGCAACATCGCCCAGAACTACCGGCGGATGATCCAGACCAAGCGTCCCGCCTCCACGGCCGGGCTGCCCAGCGGCTCCAACCTGCCGGCCGGCACCACCCCGGGGGTGGCCACCATCCGCCGCACGCCCTCCACCAAGCCTTCGGTCCGCCGCACGCTCTCCAACGCCGGCCCCATCCCCATCCGGCCCCCCATCGTCCCCGTGAAGACCCCCACGGTGCCCGACTCCCCTGGCTATGCCGGCCCTACGCGGGTGGGCAGCGAAGAGTGCGTCTTCTACGCTGACGATGCCTCTCCGAACCCCCTGGATTTTGCCAAAGCTTCGCCCAAGCGGCTGAGCCTTCCCAACACCGCCTGGGGTGGCGGTGCCATGGAGATCTCTGTCTACCCCGGCGCCGGCCAGCACCTCTCcgctgaggaagaggaggaccAACAGCTGGCTGCCAACCGGCACAGTTTGGTGGAGAAGATCGGGGAGCTGGTGGCCGGCGCCCACGCCCTGGGGGAAGGCCAGTTCCCCTTCCCCACCGCCCTCGTGGGGTCCGGCCCCAGCGAGGAGacccccgcgccgccgcccgcggccTCCATGGACCCCCCGGCCGAAGACATGCTGGTGGCCATCCGGCGCGGGGTGCGGCTGCGCAGGACCGTCACCAACGACAGGTCGGCCCCGCGGATATCGTGA